From Theileria annulata chromosome 1, complete sequence, *** SEQUENCING IN PROGRESS ***, one genomic window encodes:
- a CDS encoding ubiquitin-related protein, putative, which produces MDESNDSSVYSEYYQAPVKITKGLNTGKWMSILSILKNGNNTEQVVSLTELSNLLSYSNEDYLLGFPSMAYIKVLFHILENPDVKYSKLYPQNYEKGSESQDGNLSLQLPYYHFLSSVYKDEKLLMDKVFTEQNYDDDDKELPEDNKENYSDSGMDLDEEEYFEPDSAVLMNKMILSATCLNTILDIVPYTSRYFAMNDNLTILCNKLSDIEYIDLAERILLIFEKLSSEIPLSLLKKSVLYQMLQYIDFFPTDIQISSFNSVLNVVRLVDNKDYFIQYIIPILNTLSAFIENDNKKLVDVVITIWKEILSIVIREDDEELVSEFVSKLSENNFLEKILQLILSPNMGRNAILEHVSILSSLVLMSTEMVKQLFNQSDSVQYAFLHLANNILSNTAINYEEEDESDEESHLDEPDNPEQPELNDTMDVDLTVSETEDKSKDLVKEDRDAFFIENPQYFSTIFELLPLTDLCNLYYLLSSDRHKASVIGLIHNILRISNKIEKFSKIVHSTLSVSKTTELVSTCLLQVDLNSEETLNNLLGILEVLINMYGNNVIVTFQRYGINEYLTKLGLNKPNTSSSSVKLRHINELVELIVSNQSNQEQNTQHSYKLDPSQEDSDLLFEIRTNFDVWTPYELVNNVPITRLNFFQNQDTLHKFIKTLVSQSFTTTHLNILWKAFLKIFQSPNLYNSSCSPINQTTPTSSSSNNFNDNVTNTSSLKTPPLDSEQVVLKIDENSVSKENNTSKPDHSYDSTHNKPKKSDVVVKSSKTEYFSKNNEGIHILGNFDKRYKTGLEGVLKRYVNSYSSHPFNILHSELKLRLRPMFLSNKSPVSPTNTPESSKKQDKLAEKMDNDQQNASDKDADRLLPISVYVPCLVRMSRVENYIKRYVEKKINSKVLDVLIYLNGVCLGSNVTIYEALCRFGGFNPKKRRHILSHTHMLKYKYTLNPEQSTSMESQNSAESSEETKFEGNLNVSGAKSPEQGLKIYTLYKGSKYNFNSLLEDLSQFLSKDNENTDTSLDRVNKFDETEEELKLNEQEYIHKDDSTIATTGRCDECSNANTELDTNYLDSNKLMDIYERNNKMDDLYTKATTEYLNSLCNQKVVENKNDSMDESIMNENNEGYNFDLSNPIIYTKLPSETVLDEAKSDHLKYLMKLAEYDHERISLIMGEDSNFSDFLLECAFPIFPAKFPYDKKILLRILSIFENLIHKLNPESEMGDMVSDNSQVESINNDKTELNELSNGTQEDQRGMKLVVSSPLSLKLLSACSDLSRSLCFGCEYWVQSALSCPSIFSLRSRTILFRMNTVGLHRNLSHFHNKLKNLSNDGVTEPFDDYLFEYVANNKVRFIDEEVKIPKLKILVDRENLLEDAMTTFENVQNNPKLEIEYKNEVGIGSGPTLEFFTLISEAFAEFQTPRLLECVSGYHFPSPHSIDSLNMDSLAKFLSKPQESEPLVSDTCMSTDSQNDDLPLLLFKLFSFLGKVCAYVMLDDKMFDLFFHPLFWDLVKYPNKPQNLTLETLAKVDPDLAKSLEQIREHPDPIQLHLVHEYKGYELFKGGSNVYVNKENVEEYVQLIVDFKLLHGIKLQIWAFRYGFSCVLPLYSLWFFTDSELSEVIFGNKKNQSRFWTMEHLKNYIVPDHGYDTNSKVYNDLITILHNFNDEEKRLFLKFTTGSPLLPREGFKSLVPLMRVVKKGNADELPSVMTCTNYLKMPEYTSIEEMKNKLIKAIEEGQNAFNLS; this is translated from the exons ATGGATGAATCCAATGATTCTTCAGTTTATTCCGAATATTATCAAGCCCCCGTGAAAATAACAAAGGGCCTGAATACGGGAAAATGGATGTCCATCCTCTCAATATTAAAGAACGGAAACAACACAGAACAg GTGGTCTCATTAACTGAACTGTCAAATCTACTGAGCTACTCAAACGAAGATTATCTACTAGGATTTCCATCGATGGCATATATAAAGGTGTTATTCCATATACTGGAAAATCCAgatgtaaaatattcaaaacTTTATCCGCAAAATTATGAGAAAGGCTCGGAATCACAAGATGGGAACCTGAGCCTGCAATTGCCATACTATCACTTCTTATCCTCAGTATATAAGGATGAAAAGCTACTAATGGATAAAGTTTTCACAGAACAAAACTatgatgatgatgataAGGAGCTTCCAGAAGACAATAAGGAAAATTATTCAGACTCAGGAATGGACCTGGACGAAGAAGAATACTTTGAGCCAGATAGCGCCgtattaatgaataaaatgatCTTGTCGGCAACATGCCTTAACACGATCCTGGATATAGTGCCCTATACATCACGTTATTTTGCAATGAATGATAACTTAACAATACTATGCAATAAGCTTAGCGATATAGAGTACATAGACTTAGCGGAGAGAATACTCCTGATCTTCGAAAAACTATCCAGCGAGATACCACTGAGCCTACTCAAGAAGTCGGTGCTGTACCAGATGTTGCAGTACATTGATTTCTTCCCAACAGATATCCAAATCTCGTCATTCAACTCAGTGTTAAACGTAGTGAGACTAGTAGATAACAAGGATTATTTCATACAATACATAATCCCAATACTAAACACACTTTCAGCATTCATAGAAAACGATAACAAGAAGCTGGTAGATGTGGTAATAACCATTTGGAAGGAAATCCTGTCAATAGTGATCAGAGAAGATGACGAAGAACTGGTGTCAGAATTCGTGTCAAAACTGTCAGAAAACAACTTTCTGGAAAAGATACTGCAGCTCATACTTTCACCAAATATGGGCAGAAATGCAATACTGGAGCACGTCTCAATACTGTCAAGCCTAGTTCTAATGTCGACTGAGATGGTAAAGCAGCTGTTTAA TCAAAGTGACTCAGTACAATATGCTTTCCTACATTTGGCAAATAACATATTGTCTAACACAGCCATAAATTATgaggaagaagatgaaTCCGATGAAGAATCTCACTTAGATGAACCAGATAACCCAGAACAACCAGAGTTAAATGACACAATGGACGTAGATTTAACAGTTTCGGAAACTGAAGATAAAAGTAAAGATTTAGTTAAAGAAGACCGAGATGCATTCTTCATTGAAAACCCGCAATACTTTTCGACCATCTTCGAGTTATTGCCATTAACGGACCTGTgcaatttatattatttgttatcAAGTGATAGACACAAAGCGTCAGTAATAGGCCTAATCCATAACATCCTGAGGATATCTAACAAGATTGAAAAGTTCTCCAAGATAGTACACAGCACACTGTCAGTGTCAAAAACCACAGAACTGGTATCTACATGTCTACTACAGGTGGATTTAAACTCAGAAGAAACACTTAATAACCTACTCGGGATACTGGAAGTGCTGATAAACATGTATGGAAACAATGTAATAGTTACATTTCAAAGGTATggaataaatgaatatttaacCAAACTTGGACTCAATAAACCAAATACAAGTTCAAGTTCCGTAAAACTTAGACACATAAATGAGTTGGTGGAATTGATAGTTAGTAACCAATCAAATCAAGAGCAAAACACACAACACTCATATAAATTAGATCCATCCCAAGAGGACTCAGATTTATTGTTTGAAATCAGAACCAATTTCGATGTGTGGACACCATACGAACTGGTGAACAACGTACCAATCACACGACTAAACTTTTTCCAAAATCAAGATACATTACACAAGTTTATCAAAACACTGGTCAGCCAGTCGTTCACAACAACACACCTAAACATATTATGGAAAGCATTCCTAAAAATATTCCAGTCCccaaatttgtataattcCTCATGCAGTCCAATAAATCAGACTACCCCAACAAGCAGTAGCTcgaataattttaatgataacGTTACTAATACAAGTAGTTTGAAGACACCACCACTAGATTCGGAACAAGTGGTATTAAAGATAGATGAAAATTCTGTTAGTAAAGAGAATAATACAAGTAAACCGGATCATTCGTATGATTCCACACATAATAAACCTAAAAAATCAGATGTGGTGGTTAAATCAAGTAAAACTGAATACTTcagtaaaaataatgaaggAATACATATATTAGgaaattttgataaaagGTATAAAACAGGACTTGAAGGAGTACTTAAAAGGTATGTTAACTCATACTCATCACATCCATTCAATATTCTACACTCTGAACTTAAGTTGAGACTTAGACCCATGTTTTTAAGCAATAAATCTCCAGTTTCACCAACTAACACACCAGAATCAAGTAAAAAACAAGATAAGCTGGCAGAAAAAATGGATAATGATCAACAGAACGCATCAGATAAGGATGCCGATAGACTGTTGCCAATATCAGTTTATGTGCCATGTTTGGTAAGAATGTCTAGAGTGGAAAACTATATTAAGCGTTATGTGGAAAAGAAGATTAATAGTAAAGTTTTGGATGTACTCATATACCTAAATGGAGTGTGCCTGGGTTCAAACGTAACCATTTATGAGGCGTTGTGCAGATTTGGAGGATTCAACCCGAAGAAAAGGAGACATATACTATCACATACACATATGCTTAAGTAcaaatacacattaaatCCAGAACAGTCAACATCAATGGAAAGCCAAAATAGCGCAGAATCATCAGAAGAGACTAAATTTGAAGGTAATTTAAATGTCAGTGGCGCAAAATCCCCAGAACAAGgtttgaaaatatataccTTATACAAGGGAAGTAAGTACAACTTTAATTCACTATTGGAAGATTTAAGCCAATTTCTGAGTAAAGATAATGAGAATACAGATACAAGTTTAGATAGAGTTAACAAATTTGATGAAACTGAAGAGGAGTTAAAGTTGAATGAACAGGAATATATTCACAAGGACGACAGTACTATAGCTACCACGGGCAGGTGTGACGAGTGCAGCAATGCAAATACTGAATTGgatacaaattatttagacTCAAACAAACTAATGGACATTTATGAAaggaataataaaatggaTGACCTTTATACAAAGGCAACAACTGAATATCTAAATAGTTTGTGTAACCAAAAGGTTGTAgagaataaaaatgattcaATGGATGAGTCTATAAtgaatgaaaataatgaagGATATAATTTTGACCTTTCAAACccaataatttacacaaaaCTGCCAAGCGAAACAGTCCTGGACGAAGCCAAAAGTGATCACCTAAAGTATTTAATGAAGCTGGCAGAGTATGACCACGAAAGAATAAGTTTGATAATGGGCGAAGATAGCAATTTTAGTGATTTCTTACTTGAGTGCGCATTCCCGATTTTCCCAGCCAAATTCCCATACGATAAGAAGATTCTGCTGAGAATACTGtcaatttttgaaaatCTGATCCACAAACTAAACCCGGAATCTGAAATGGGGGATATGGTTTCAGATAATTCACAAGTTGAgtcaattaataatgataaaacaGAGTTGAATGAATTGAGTAATGGAACACAAGAAGATCAGAGAGGAATGAAACTAGTAGTTAGTTCACCTTTATCATTGAAGTTGCTTTCAGCATGTAGTGATTTGAGCAGGAGTTTGTGCTTTGGTTGTGAATACTGGGTCCAGTCTGCATTATCATGCCCATCAATATTCTCGCTAAGGTCGAGAACGATCCTTTTCAGGATGAACACAGTGGGTCTACACCGCAACCTTTCGCACTTCCATAATAAGCTGAAGAATTTATCAAACGATGGAGTAACTGAGCCATTTGACGATTACCTGTTCGAGTATGTGGCAAATAACAAAGTGAGATTCATAGACGAAGAAGTTAAGATACCGAAGCTGAAGATTTTAGTGGACAGAGAAAATCTGTTAGAAGACGCAATGACAACCTTTGAAAACGTTCAAAATAACCCGAAACTTGAAATCGAGTACAAAAATGAGGTTGGGATAGGTTCAGGACCTACATTggaattttttacattaattTCTGAAGCATTTGCAGAATTTCAGACACCCAGGCTCCTGGAATGCGTTTCTGGATATCATTTCCCCTCACCGCACAGTATAGACTCACTGAATATGGACTCGCTCGCAAAGTTTTTGTCAAAACCCCAAGAATCAGAACCTTTGGTTTCAGACACATGTATGTCCACTGATAGTCAAAATGATGATCTCCCACTACTGTTGTTCAAGCTGTTTTCGTTTTTGGGAAAGGTGTGCGCATACGTAATGCTGGACGATAAAATGTTTGACCTCTTTTTTCACCCACTGTTTTGGGATCTCGTCAAGTACCCAAATAAGCCACAGAATTTAACGCTGGAAACTTTGGCGAAAGTTGATCCAGACCTGGCAAAATCACTGGAACAAATTAGAGAACACCCTGACCCAATCCAACTGCACCTGGTTCACGAATATAAAG gcTATGAGTTGTTTAAAGGAGGGTCTAACGTGTATgttaataaagaaaatgtAGAAGAATACGTGCAACTAATTGTAGACTTTAAGCTGTTACACGGAATTAAGTTACAG ATTTGGGCATTTCGATATGGATTTAGCTGCGTTCTGCCGTTGTATAGCCTGTGGTTCTTCACGGACTCGGAGCTCAGCGAAGTCATTTTTGGCAACAAAAAGAACCAGTCGAGGTTTTGGACCATGGAGCATCTAAAGAACTATATAGTACCGGACCACGGATACGACACTAACAGTAAAGTCTATAACGACCTGATAACAATTTTACACAACTTTAACGATGAAGAAAAAAGACTTTTTCTCAAGTTCACAACGGGGTCGCCACTGTTGCCAAGAGAGGGATTCAAATCACTAGT acCATTGATGAGAGTGGTTAAGAAGGGGAATGCAGACGAGTTGCCTAGTGTAATGACGTGCACGAATTATCTCAAAATGCCAGAATACACAAGCATCGAAGAGATgaagaataaattaatcaagGCAATCGAGGAGGGGCAAAACGCCTTCAACCTTTCCTAA
- a CDS encoding orotate phosphoribosyltransferase, putative: MDSESLLLKVPENKNRFIELCHKLGAYKYGDFVLRSGLKSNVFFNSGVLTDCESFDLMTDLMIAKLVESKVEFDAFHGCPYKAIPLVSTLCLKYYKLTGKKVYFGYHRKEVKDHGEGKLFVGSPKVFEENSRLVVVDDILTMGTSVSESLSLLKTTPAKVVCVLILLNREPNYGEFAKKLDGMGVKFLEVMKLDELLEPQMYYTK, encoded by the exons ATGGATTCGGAATCCCTTCTTCTAAAGGTTCCAGAGAACAAGAACAGGTTTATTGAACTGTGCCATAAACTTGGAGCTTATAAATATGGAGACTTTGTTCTTAGATCCGGACTCAAATCTAACGTATTCTTCAATTCAGGAGTCCTCACAGACTGCGAATCTTTCGACTTGATGACAGATTTGATGATCGCAAAGTTGGTGGAATCCAAGGTGGAATTCGACGCCTTTCACGGATGCCCATACAAG GCCATCCCACTGGTTTCAACATTATGTTTAAAGTACTATAAATTAACCGGCAAGAAGGTGTACTTTGGGTATCACAGGAAAGAGGTTAAGGACCACGGCGAGGGTAAACTTTTCGTCGGTTCCCCTAAAGTTTTCGAAGAAAACTCCAGACTAGTTGTCGTGGACGACATCTTGACCATGGGCACTTCAGTTTCCGAGAGTCTTTCTTTGCTTAAAACCACCCCTGCCAAGGTTGTTTGTGTTCTAATTTTGCTTAACCGAGAGCCTAACTATGGCG aATTTGCCAAGAAACTAGATGGCATGGGCGTCAAGTTCCTCGAGGTCATGAAACTAGATGAGCTCTTGGAGCCTCAAATGTACTATACTAAGTAA
- a CDS encoding methyl transferase, putative (Weak Pfam hit to Nol1_Nop2_SUN family) translates to MSENLNHTEASTQNHDTKEQKNVRLSWKSRCREMQGVRWGKKSQSSNQRENGRTRFVEGTLFNKEFEKYYKDQKICKEEEWKMFEEYSRIPLPVSFRLNTSSFLWRHTRDKLKQMCDSEDLYLEPCLDYCPEYLKNEEDYNIFFQMKASKSSLRKNENFAQFHQFLMNEDNRGSLCRQETVSMLPVLFLDPKPNENILDFCAAPGMKYLQIVDMVETRLKWQNLDSLKNKGIIVGNDVSQTRVSTLAHHLKSIDSPSTAITNYDATRFPNLYNNKGQLILFDKILADMPCSCDGTMRKSIDIWTNWKATNGLHLHKVQLTILKRGIELLKPGGILIYSTCSLNPLENEAIASYCASNEDVELVDLEPIQGFKTEKGLTDWLVPDLNGGYFSDFSQVNDNLKERIKETMFRSSKWNEEMAKKVMRVLPHYNNTGGFFIFKIRKVTKGLNNHGHETGIVVEEEKKERKKARGSKLLHEYTTFEGPELKKLMDFYGISENLNFLVKVSSDKTLHLVSDDFKAFKRNKNNKLEQCKYASFGSRIFTKLDTKDSWDCEFRVTQEGTRLIHKYFTKRKLVSNTIFLKELLQGSMPCEKVVEHVERGNLVAIGSTDESGKLKNGPLLVFSVMNDKVANPEYEGQEYITMAAVVTGNKLHLYIKEETINSLKVLL, encoded by the exons ATGTCAGAGAATCTTAACCACACCGAAGCCTCTACCCAAAACCATGACACAAAAGAGCAAAAGAACGTTAGATTGAGCTGGAAATCAAGATGTAGAGAAATGCAAGGTGTTCGTTGGGGAAAGAAGTCCCAGAGCTCAAACCAAAGAGAAAATGGAAGGACCAGATTCGTAGAAGGCACCTTATTTAACAAAGAATTcgaaaaatattataaagatCAGAAGATTTGTAAAGAAGAAGAATGGAAAATGTTCGAAGAATACTCACGAATCCCACTCCCAGTTTCATTTAGATTAAATACAAGCAGTTTTTTGTGGAGGCATACAAGAGATAAGTTAAAACAAATGTGTGATAGTGAAGATTTATACCTTGAACCTTGTTTAGACTATTGCCCAGAATATcttaaaaatgaagaagattACAACATATTCTTTCAAATGAAAGCAAGTAAATCATCGCTCagaaaaaatgaaaattttgcTCAATTCCACCAATTTCTAATGAACGAAGATAATAGAGGCTCGCTGTGTAGACAGGAAACAGTGAGCATGCTTCCAGTGTTATTTCTGGACCCAAAACCAAATGAAAACATTTTAGATTTCTGCGCAGCACCAG gAATGAAATATCTCCAAATAGTTGACATGGTGGAAACCAGATTAAAATGGCAAAACTTAGATAGCCTGAAAAACAAAG GCATAATAGTTGGAAATGACGTCAGTCAGACAAGAGTTTCAACACTAGCACATCACCTAAAGAGTATAGATTCACCCTCAACTGCAATCACAAACTATGACG CGACAAGGTTTccaaatttgtataataataagggccaattgattttattcGACAAGATATTGGCAGACATGCCATGCAGTTGCGACGGAACTATGAGAAAATCAATAGACATTTGGACTAATTGGAAAGCGACAAATGGATTACACCTACACAAAGTCCAGTTAACAATACTGAAAAGAGGAATAGAG CTTTTGAAACCTGGAGGcatattaatatattcaacaTGTTCACTAAACCCTTTGGAGAATGAG GCTATTGCTAGCTATTGTGCATCTAATGAGGATGTGGAGTTGGTTGATCTGGAACCAATACAAGGTTTTAAGACGGAAAAGGGACTGACAGACTGGTTGGTTCCTGATCTAAATGGAGGTTATTTTTCTGATTTTTCACAAGTGAATGATAACTTGAAGGAACGGATAAAGGAAACGATGTTTAGAAGCAGCAAATGGAACGAAGAAATGGCCAAGAAGGTAATGAGAGTGTTACCACATTATAACAATACTGGAGGATTTTTCATATTCAAAATTAGGAAAGTCACCAAAG GCTTGAATAACCATGGACATGAAACTGGAATTGTAGTTGAGGAAGAGAAGAAAGAAAGGAAAAAAGCAAGAGGTTCCAAACTGTTACACGAATATACAACATTTGAAGGGCCAGAATTAAAGAAACTAATGGATTTCTATGGAATTtcagaaaatttaaattttttagtgAAGGTTTCAAGTGACAAGACTCTGCATTTAGTGTCAGACGACTTCAAAGCTTTCAAAAGGAACAAGAACAATAAACTCGAGCAGTGTAAGTACGCATCTTTTGGAAGCAGAATATTTACCAAACTTGATACAAAAGATAGTTGGGACTGTGAGTTTAGAGTAACACAAGAAGGAACAAGGCTTATTCATAAATATTTCACTAAAAGGAAGTTAGTCTCTAACACAATCTTTCTGAAAGAGCTTTTGCAAGGATCTATGCCATGTGAAAAGGTAGTAGAACATGTTGAAAGGGGAAATTTGGTGGCAATTGGAAGTACAGATGAATCAGGGAAGCTAAAAAACGGACCACTTCTAGTTTTTTCAGTAATGAACGATAAAGTGGCGAACCCAGAATATGAAGGACAGGAATATATAACCATGGCCGCAGTGGTAACAGGAAATAAGCTACACCTATACATAAAGGAGGAAACTATCAACTCTTTAAAAGTACTTTTGTAA
- a CDS encoding uncharacterized protein (Weak BLAST similarity to Homo sapiens general transcription factor ii-i): MPREDFKGKNIGSPQKWKDDSHSRSDNKFKRKANVLEGDRSRRPVPPFPLPLPDFSGLVPPKDGTMPVLLPGMQLPPPILMNMPLPPPDSDPEEIKKALKLIMSNFPSFPKDAKLPFPPVPRQTQYRKKKKRDLPFERAPPSLEDLYERELDKKLAEAEKVQESSISFFLKVPGLLSKRHLKGSTSTL; the protein is encoded by the exons atgCCTCGGGAAGACTTTAAAGGTAAAAATATCGGCTCTCCTCAGAAATGGAAAGATGATTCTCATAGTCGAAGcgataataaatttaaaagaaagGCTAATGTTCTAGAGGGGGATCGTTCCAGGAGACCTGTGCCTCCTTTCCCATTGCCTTTACCTGATTTCAGTGGATTAGTCCCACCTAAGGATGGAACTATGCCGGTTCTTCTTCCTGGGATGCAACTCCCTCCTCCAATTCTAATGAATATGCCTCTTCCTCCACCTG ATTCTGACCCTGAGGAGATAAAGAAGGCTTTGAAGCTTATAATGTCAAACTTCCCTTCGTTCCCTAAAGACGCAAAGCTTCCCTTCCCGCCTGTTCCCAGACAGACGCAATATCGCAAGAAGAAGAAGCGTGATCTGC CTTTTGAACGGGCTCCACCGAGTCTTGAGGACCTCTACGAACGTGAGCTTGACAAGAAGTTAGCTGAGGCCGAAAAGGTCCAGGAATCTTCAATCTCATTCTTTCTTAAAGTTCCTGGACTTCTTAGCAAACGCCATCTCAAGGGCTCTACAAGTACGTTGTAA
- a CDS encoding importin beta-1 subunit, putative: MDPSFIKVLESSLDPSSKYFIEAQQKLQMAKESNLPEFIKALSEVIANHEAGSGARHLAGILLKNCFEFKTEEEKMNFYKNTSADVLYYLKIRMINVMKTGKESQAVLAACTVVARIAQIELSNKSWPEFFDIILAMVDSNQFNQTRSSLICLSYLIEDLSNIYENQNVNLLSEVEVNRLLTSVIKGVYIEDPQSCRMALRSLQNLLFFIGNNMEVDAERDVIVEAICRRCSDTNDIEIRTAAFDCLVQLVSEYYSRLIPSLPVIVPFLWQAIDSKIEQIAIPAFEFWNTICEIEMQNSLNSNDGNCSTVRTDSTNQSNNSPIEGGIIKQVIPYLLPKILFTMTLHKFEDMDVDTWTLPMAAGICLSLCSQTVKNDIVHSVLEFVKENFKSAEWNRREAAVLAYGYIMEGPDSETLRILVSESFDNLCDVLVDSSIAVRDTAAWTIGRIATFHCEVVLNHLGSPDVPNSNLSKIVRALFDVPRVAVNVCYFINELAEHINDYNKGPTNLLDCMFATLCEMLVNRSTMNDTLERNLYVSIYSSLCALIAGVSNNCMSELVALLDHFVVLVSQMTSADSSYEQRLKTQSVFGAIQVLVSRVGYVKNLNQLMSSIFEFLAVDLDEDALLTLSALVNVIEFAQILPFIPKIVDAVLTGLQSEVGICKISIGLTSDVSRCMESPFSTYLERFMTILIKILQDVNGDKTLKPLIIVAIGDIAMAVGGAFSSYVQNTMTLLLQAATTTYEMGPVDNEDWIYFVNQLQEASLQCFTGIVYGLKEGGALHLLRPYVSSLLQFAQQVVETPDPFFDTNLYKLAVSLIGDLSSSFGSDLSRHLVDSNLIRGIENRLKQLELAQDPGIKDCRDRVCWLHSTLVIK; this comes from the exons ATGGATCCGTCATTTATCAAAGTTCTAGAGAGTAGCTTGGATCCAAGCTCCAAATACTTCATAGAAGCTCAACAGAAACTCCAAATGGCTAAGGAGTCGAACCTGCCGGAATTCATAAAAGCTTTATCAGAAGTTATTGCTAACCATGAAGCCGGATCGGGAGCAAGGCACCTGGCAGGAATACTGCTCAAGAACTGTTTTGAGTTCAAAACCGAAGAGGAAAAGATGAATTTCTACAAAAATACAAGCGCAGATGTCCTGTACTACCTGAAAATACGTATGATCAATGTAATGAAAACAGGTAAGGAGTCACAGGCAGTGTTAGCGGCCTGTACAGTCGTGGCAAGAATAGCCCAAATCGAACTCAGTAACAAGTCCTGGCCGGAATTCTTCGACATCATACTGGCGATGGTGGATTCTAACCAATTCAACCAGACGAGGAGCTCACTTATATGCCTCAGTTATCTAATTGAGGATCTATCGAACATTTACGAGAACCAGAACGTAAACTTGTTGAGTGAGGTTGAAGTTAATAGGCTTCTAACATCAGTAATCAAGGGCGTTTATATAGAAGACCCGCAGTCTTGCAGAATGGCGTTGAGATCACTCCAAAACCTGCTGTTTTTCATAGGCAATAATATGGAAGTGGACGCAGAACGCGATGTTATAGTGGAGGCAATTTGTAGGAGGTGCTCTGATACCAATGACATTGAGATCAGAACCGCAGCATTCGACTGTTTGGTTCAGCTAGTCTCGGAATACTATTCACGGCTAATTCCGTCGCTGCCAGTAATTGTTCCGTTCCTCTGGCAGGCTATAGACTCAAAAATTGAACAAATTGCAATACCAGCGTTTGAGTTCTGGAACACCATTTGCGAAATTGAGATGCAGAACTCCCTAAACTCCAATGATGGGAACTGCTCAACAGTAAGAACTGACTCGACTAATCAAAGTAATAACAGTCCAATAGAAGGTGGTATAATAAAGCAGGTAATCCCGTATCTTTTGCCCAAGATACTGTTTACAATGACCTTGCACAAGTTTGAGGACATGGACGTCGACACGTGGACACTGCCAATGGCGGCTGGGATATGCCTTTCACTATGCTCGCAGACAGTGAAGAACGATATTGTTCACTCAGTGCTGGAGTTCGTGaaggaaaattttaaaagcGCAGAGTGGAATAGGAGAGAGGCAGCAGTTCTGGCCTATGGCTATATAATGGAGGGCCCGGATAGTGAAACTCTGAGAATTCTAGTATCTGAGTCATTTGACAATCTCTGCGATGTGTTGGTGGATTCATCAATAGCAGTCAGAGACACAGCAGCCTGGACAATAGGTAGAATAGCAACATTCCATTGCGAAGTTGTTCTGAATCACTTGGGATCGCCGGATGTTCCCAActcaaatttatcaaagATAGTCAGAGCACTGTTCGATGTCCCTAGAGTCGCTGTCAATGTctgttattttattaacgAACTAGCAGAACACATAAATG actATAACAAAGGTCCGACGAACTTGTTGGATTGCATGTTCGCAACACTCTGTGAAATGCTCGTAAACAGGAGCACCATGAATGACACCTTGGAACGTAATTTATACGTCTCAATATATAGCAGTTTGTGTGCGCTTATTGCAGGAGTCTCAAACAACTGCATGAGTGAGCTTGTGGCCCTGCTTGATCATTTTGTAGTATTGGTGTCCCAAATGACATCAGCGGATTCCAGCTACGAACAGAGACTTAAAACTCAGTCAGTCTTCGGAGCAATTCAGGTGCTAGTGTCGAGGGTAGGATATGTCAAGAACCTTAACCAGCTCATGAGTAGtatatttgaatttttagCAGTTGACCTGGACGAGGACGCACTATTGACGCTAAGCGCACTGGTAAATGTCATTGAATTTGCACAGATCCTTCCCTTCATTCCCAAGATCGTGGACGCTGTTTTAACAGGACTTCAGTCAGAAGTTGGAATATGTAAGATTAGCATAGGTCTGACAAGCGACGTGAGCAGGTGCATGGAATCACCCTTTTCCACATACCTCGAAAGATTCATGACCATTTTGATTAAGATTTTACAAGATGTAAACGGAGACAAGACTCTAAAGCCGCTGATCATCGTCGCAATTGGAGATATCGCAATGGCAGTGGGAGGAGCATTCTCCAGTTACGTTCAGAATACCATGACATTGTTGCTCCAAGCAGCCACAACTACCTATGAAATGGGTCCCGTTGATAACGAGGACTGGATTTACTTTGTGAATCAGCTCCAAGAGGCATCCCTTCAGTGCTTTACAGGTATTGTATATGGTCTTAAGGAAGGCGGAGCCCTTCATTTGTTACGTCCATATGTCAGCTCACTACTCCAATTTGCACAGCAGGTTGTTGAAACCCCAGACCCTTTTTTCGATACCAACTTATATAAACTTGCTGTCTCACTCATCGG TGACCTATCTTCATCATTTGGAAGTGACCTGTCCCGTCACTTGGTGGACTCAAATTTGATAAGGGGAATCGAAAATAGACTTAAGCAACTTGAACTTGCCCAGGACCCAGGTATCAAGGACTGCAGAGATCGAGTGTGCTGGCTCCACTCCACGCTTGTTATTAAGTGA